In Blastocatellia bacterium, the DNA window GTCGCTCCCGCAGCTACCGTGTATCGTCCCTGGTCCAACGCGAACATCGCAATCTTGAAGCCCTCGCCTTCGTATCCGAGCAGATTCTCCTTCGGCACGCGCACGTCTTGCATGGATATCCACCCGGTATTGCCCGCTCGAATGCCGAGCTTGCCATGAATGGTGCCCGTCGTCAGACCGGGCATTCCTCGCTCCACGATGAATGCGGAGACGCCCGAATGGTCGCGAACCTTCTTCTTCTCCAAATCCGTCCACGCGAAGACCAGAAAATGATCGGCGATGTCCGCCAGGCTGATCCACACCTTCTCCCCGTTGAGGATGTACGAGTCGCCATCCCGAATGGCCGTCGCCTGCATCCCGACGACATCGGAACCCGCATTGGGCTCGGTCAGGGCATAGGTCGCTATCTTCTCTCCCTTCGCCTGAGGGACAAGGTACCGTCGCTTCTGCTCTTCAGTCCCCCACGTGAGGAGCGTCAAGCAATTCAACCCCACATGGACGGACATCGGGACACGAAACGCCGTGTCTACGTATTCCAATTCCTCGCAGGCCAGGCCCAGCGCGATGTAATCAAAGCCCGCTCCGCCGTACTCCTCCGGAATGCAGATGCCCAGCAGGCCCAGCTCGCCCATCTTGCGCAGGATGGACGGATCAGTCTCTCCCTTCTCGTCCAGCTCTTTAATACGCGGCGCGATCTCGCGAGCAGCGAACTCACGCACCATCTTCTCCACCGCCAGATGATCTTCCGTCAATCGGAAATCAATCATAGCTCTCCCCCTGCAAAAATGGATTCGTGCGACGCTCCCGCCCCAGCGTCGTCATCGGACCATGACCGCTGTAGACGCGAACGTGATCGCCAAGCGGCAGGAGCTTCTCCCGAATGGAGCGCATGAGCGTTGGCCAAGAACCACCGGGGAGATCCGTTCGGCCCACCGATCCGGCAAACAACGTATCGCCCGAAAAGAGCATGTCGTCCAGAAGGAATGACATCCCTCCCGGCGTGTGCCCAGGAGTATGAAGAGCCCGAATCCGATGCGCTCCGAAGCGCAGCTCCTCCCCATCCGAGAGCCAATGATCGGGCGTCGGTCCGGGTCTGACGCGCATGCCAAAGAGCGCTCCCCATTCGACCATGCGCTCGTAGAGGAAGAGGTCCTCCGGATGCAGACACACCGGCGCTCCCGTCGCCGCTTTCACCTCGGCTACCGCCCCCACATGATCCACATGCCCGTGCGTACAGAGGATGTATCTCGGCACCAGTTGATGCCGCGCGATGAACCCAAGGATGACCTCGGGTTCATCCCCCGGATCAATGATGATCGCCTCGCGTGTCCGCGCGCACCCGATGACATAGGTGTTCATCCAAAACGGGCCGACCGGCTGCGTCTCAAGGATCAGGCCCCGATCTTCATGAACGCTCATGATGACTCCCTCGATGATCGCTCGTACATTGTGACTGATGTCGGAGAGCACTGGCAAGAGAGAACGCGGCACTCCGGTGACGACGAATCGTCTTCGGTGCGAGCTTCCCGCCTGGTCTCCATCACGAGGAAATGCTATCATAAGGCGGGCTATCCGAAGAGAGCGTGCGTGGAGGCAGGGTATGAGCAAACCGCCAGAGCGATCGCCCCGTGCCCGGTTGGTCAAAAAAGGCACCGCATCCGATGGACGCCCCGAAGATCGCGCCCGCTCTCCCGTCCACGCGACAGAAGCGCTCTTCCCTGAGGAACTCCCCCGCGAGCAGAAGAAAGTCGCCGCTGGACCTCGCGAGGGACGAACCCCAACGGCCTCACGCTCCTCTTCGACGAGCAAGCGCTCGCTCCGCCGCCCCGCTATCTCGGGTCCGGACCAATGGGGAATCCTCCCGGATCGCCCCCTCTTCCCCTCCGCGCAACGGACTGCGAAACGTCAGCCCTTCAAGAGGGGCGAACAGAAACTCCCGCGTCGTGCTGCTTCTCGAAAAAAACGCGCTCGTCCGAAAGCCGCGCCCTCCCTTCCGAAGAAGCTCACCCCAGAGCAGCGCCGACGGGTAGAAGAACGCTATCGCGCGATGGTCGCTTCCGGCGAGCGTCCTCCCGAAGGACGCCGCAAGACGATCGCGCGAGAGTTGGGATTGCCGTATGCCCTCGTCTCCGAGGTTGTGAAGAACTATCTCCATCGCGAGCGCCTGCGTCGAACGAACTTCGAGATCGAGAAGATCTACTGGCGCGAGGTCCTCGCCGGACAAGATGATGCCCGCGCGATCGTCGAACGCGCGGCCGCGGAGTTGAAGCTCGATCCCGGTCGCATCTGGTGGTGGCTCGAAAAGCTCCATGAATGGCGCAAGACGCTCGATGCCGAACCGGAGGTGAGCGAGACTCAACGCGCGGCCATCCTCTCGTTCTACCAGGAATACCTGAAGCGGGAGACGCCTCCGGAGAAAGGCCTTCATCTCTTGATCAGCGAGACCCTCGGGAACGTCACACCTCGTCAGGTGCACAAGGTCCTCCTCCAACACCGGCTGAGCTTCTGGACGCGATTGAAGAACAACGCGCGGCCGGACGGCACGAGAGCGTGATTCGAGTTGCCGAAAGCTCTTGCGACCCCGTACAATGACTCGCTGACGCGAGATGACGAAATGGCATTCAAGGAGGCCGATCCTGCGGAGCGCGTGCCCCCTTTTGGTATTTCTCCTTCTGCTCACTCCTCTCCTCGCACAATCGCCCTCTTCATCAGCTCCTCTTGTGCCTGAGCTTCAGCGAGCTGAAGCGTATTGGGAACAAGCGAGCGCCGCGCTTCGCGCGGCCGAGGAGGAGGCGCGAAAGGCGGAGGAGAAGGTCGAACGCTGGCGCGCTCTCTACGCTCGCGGGCTCGTCGCCCGACGCGAAGTCGAATGGGCGGAACTTGAAGCCCAAACGGCGCGCATGCGATTGGTGGCCGCTCAAGAAGTTGAGCGCTTGGCTCGAGAAGCTCTGGCGCGCGCCAGAGAATATGCCGATCGAGCGGCCGAACGCGAGCGCCAACAGCGATTGCTTGAACGCACCGTCGCGCGCGTGTCCCGCTCCTATGGGCGGGGTCGCTTCACCATGAGCGACCTCGCTGCGCTCATGCGCGCGTACAAGTGGCGCTTCGGAACGCCCCTGCCCATCAGTGCACTCGGGCAAACGCCGACGCACGATCGCTTGGGCCTGGACCATCGTGGACGCGTGGACGTCGCGCTGCATCCGGAAAGCGAACAAGGACGCTGGGTGATCGAGTATCTGACGCGGCGTGGGATCCCCTATGTCGCTTTCAGCGACGAAATCCCGAACTCTGCCACCGGCGCGCACATTCACATCGGCCTCCCTTCGCTCCGGAAGTGAGCCGCTCGCGTCCGGAGAGGCCTTCACGGCCCGCGTCTTGAGAGCGCTCGAATCGTGAGGACCCGAGCATGCGCACGAGCGTCTGGCACGCTCTCTCGCTCCGAACGAAGCTGACCATCTGGTACGTGAGTTTGATGGCTGCTGTCCTTATGGCTTCCACCTTGATCGCGCATTGGTACTTATCTCGAAGCTTGCGCCACGCCGTCGATGCTTCGCTCAGCGAGCAGGTGCAGCTCATCGAAGCGCGATTGCGCGCCATCGAAGGAGGGCAAGAGTTCCCAGAACCTCGAACGGAACGGTTCACCATCGCACCGGCATTCGTCGAGTTGATTACCCCCGAGGGGGAGATCGCTGATGTCGCGGCGGCTTCGGAAAATGAGCGCGTTCCCATTCGCCCGGAGACGCTCGAGCGCGTCCGAACGAGCCGCGATCCCGTCGCCGAGGAGGCGCACACTCGCGACGGTCGCGCCATGCGCGTCGTCACCTGGCGCGCGTTGGATGCGCGCGGAGAGTTGGAGTACTTCATCCGCGCCGGTTACGTCATCGAGGATATTCATCGCGCAGAGCAAAAGCTTTTGGGGACGCTCCTGGTCACGACGGCGCTCGCGCTGATCGTGGCGAGCTTGGGCGGCATGCTCTTGGCGACGCGAGCGCTCCGTCCCGTTGATCGTCTCATCCGCGCGGCGCGCACCATCACCGCGCACAAACTCAAGGAGCGCGTCGAAGTCCCCCCCTCACGGGATGAACTGGCCCGCCTGGCCGAGACGTTCAATCAAATGATCTCCCGCTTGGACGAGGCTTTCGAACGCGAGCGGCGCTTCACCGAAGACGCCTCGCATGAGTTGCGTACGCCACTCGCCATCCTTCGCTCGGAATTGGAGATCGCTCTCCGCCGCGAGCGTCCCGCCGAGGAGTATCGCCAAACGCTTCAACGGTGCTTGGACGAAGTCCTGCGATTGAGTCGCTTGACGGATGATCTGCTCTGGCTCTCCCGCTCCGAGAGCGGACATCTGGCCTTGAATTTCACCTCACTTCGGCTCGACGGGCTCTGCCGCGACGTCGTCGCGCAGATGCGTCCTATCGCCGAAGCGCGTCACCTTAATCTCACGCTCCAAGAGTCCGAAGAACCACTTCCCGTTCGCGGTGATCCCCATTGCCTTCGACGGCTTCTCCTCAACCTCCTCGACAACGCGCTCAAGTTCACGCCCTCGGACGGACGCGTCACGCTCCGAATGAACCGCATCGAGACACACGCTCGCGTGGAGGTCGAAGATACCGGATGCGGAATTCCTGCCGAGGATCTCCCGCACATCTTCGAACGTTTCTACCGCCGTCCCTTCGGAGAAAGAGCCGGAGCGGGTCTCGGTCTCGCCATCAGCCGATGGATCGTCGAGGCACACGGAGGCCGCATCTGGGCCGAGAGCGAACTCGGTCGCGGTAGCCGCTTCATCGTCGAGCTGCCTCTTGCTGGGGCTATGAGCGAGGAGGGATGAAGCCTACTATTCGCTGCCCGAAGCATTCATGCCAAACGCTCTACAAGCGGAACCACGGCTTATCGACACATCCGGCATGACACCCTGCGATGACGCAAGCGACACCGGTGGCGATTACCAGTTAATCGAGCACACCGCGCTCCGCTGATTCGGACGATCCAGCGAAACGCAACGAGATCATCCACTTCTTCCTGCCTTGAAGAGAGTTTACCGCTAAGGTGAATGCGAACGCCTTTCGGAACTTGCACTTCAAAAAAGGCGATGCCCTCGATCTCCGCAGGACAGCGCACCTCGACAATCGTCTTCTCAACGCGCACGCCAGATGACGGGAGCGGATGAATGTCGAGTTTTTCATGGTGAAAGGGATCTGCCAAATGACCTGAGGCGTATCCGGTTGAAATACTCAGCTCATCGCCTCGGCTGCGCACGGCGAACAGATCATCGAGCTTGAGCCCCTCGACGCGCACGAGGATTTCGCTCGGACGATCCCAATCAAATCTCACCCGCTTGTTCAAGATCGGGTAAAACCCGGAGAAGCGAAGAACCTCCTCCCTCGCGTCTTGCCTCGGCGACATCGAAAGGCCGTTTTTCCCCCTCCCACAGAATGAAGAGACTGACGACCAAAAGCGCAAAGGCTCCTCGTCTCATCGGCCTTCCTCCAAGAGAAAGGTCGAACAGCCAATGAACGCCACAGCGCAAATCATAGCCAATAAGCCCACACGGTCCCCCAACAGCCCCATTGTTGATGGCATGCAAAAAACGGACCGCACATAGCGTGGAAGCTGAAGTCCGCGCAATTTCCGATCGTATCCTATTCCGTAAAGCAGCAATAGCAACATCTCTCGTCACACACTTGAGCGGGTAAAGCCGATGTCGCTCTCGAAGGCGAAGGACCTGGCCAAAGGACCATCAGGATGAGGACCAGGATCATGATGAGTCGAGCGCTTTGCTTGGCTTTCCTCAACAACCGCCTCCTTGAGAGTCTTCCCCGGCGGTCCGCTATTATACTGTCTGTCAAGCCCCAATCGCTTTTAATCGTCGCCCGTGTAGCGCGGTCGGCCCGGAATACTCAAATTGGCCGTAGCTTGCCAATTTAATGACAAGGCTTCGACGGGACGAAGAGCCCTGGCCCGACTGGTAGCGAGCGCGCATGGCGGCTCGGCCGGGAATGGCCGAGGGATGGCCGCCATCTAAACCGGGTTCTCCCCACCGGCCACCCTGCCCGCACTTTCTCCTTGACACTGCGGGTCATTTCCCGTAGCATACGCGAGGTGGACTAAAGTGGACCAAAGTGGTTCGGGAATCGGGGACCTGGATGAGCAGTTAAAGCTCGACTTCAAGAGATCGCGGGAAGTGGTTGGGAATTAGGGATGTTACGCGGAAACTACACGACGCGAATCGATGAGAAAGGACGGATCAAGATCCCAGCCGCCTTCCGCGACATCATCCTGGAGAAGTACGGTTCGGAGTTCTTTGTCACGAGCTTGGATGGGGATCACGTCCGGCTCTATCCGCTGCCGGAGTGGGAGAAGATTGAGCAACGGCTCGCCCAACTGCCGGAGATGGACCCAGTGAAGGAGAAATTCCTTCGGGTGACGAACTTCTACGGTCGGCAGACAACGATGGATGGGCAGGGGCGGATTTTGATCCATCCGCCGCTTCGGGCGAAGGCCGAATTGAATGGCGAGGTCGCGGTCTTGGGATACATCACCTATCTCCAAGTGTGGAACCTGGAGAAGTTCGAGGCGCAGCTTGGAGTCTTCACCAAGGAAGATGCCGCTGCCATTGCGAAATTGGGAATCTGAGCCTGATCTTGGGCGCGCCTGGCATCGTCCGGTGCTCGTGCGCGAGGTTGTCGAGCTATTGCGCCCGTGTTTGGACGGGGTGATCGTGGACTGCACGGTAGGGACAGGAGGGCATGCCGAGGCGTTGCTCTCGGCGTCAGATCGCGTGCGCGTGATCGGGATTGATTGGGACGAAGAAGCACTGATGTGGGCACGAGAGCGGCTGCGGCCTTATGGCGATCGGTTTGTGCCCGTTCATGATGACTTCAAGCACTTGGCAGAGATCATGGCGCGGCATGGTCTTTCGATGGTGGAAGGCATTCTTGTGGATCTGGGGGTCTCGTCGCTGCAATTGGAGATGGCCGAGCGCGGGTTCAGCTTTCAACAGGAGGGGCCGCTCGACATGCGGATGGACCGGCGGCGGAGGGTGACAGCGGCGGATCTCGTGAACGCGCTGGGCGAACGCGAGCTAGCTGATCTTATCTTCCGATACGGCGAGGAACCAGCGGCGCGGCGGATTGCGCGAGCGATCGTCCGCGCGCGCGCGCACGGACCGATTCGGACGACGACCGAACTGGCGGAGATCGTGGCACGGGCTGTGGGCGGGCGACGAACGACGCGCATTCATCCGGCGACGCGTACGTTTCAAGCCCTACGGATTGCCGTCAATGATGAACTGTCGGGATTGGAGGGTTTCGTGGACGTGGCGATCGAGCGG includes these proteins:
- a CDS encoding acyl-CoA dehydrogenase family protein, with amino-acid sequence MIDFRLTEDHLAVEKMVREFAAREIAPRIKELDEKGETDPSILRKMGELGLLGICIPEEYGGAGFDYIALGLACEELEYVDTAFRVPMSVHVGLNCLTLLTWGTEEQKRRYLVPQAKGEKIATYALTEPNAGSDVVGMQATAIRDGDSYILNGEKVWISLADIADHFLVFAWTDLEKKKVRDHSGVSAFIVERGMPGLTTGTIHGKLGIRAGNTGWISMQDVRVPKENLLGYEGEGFKIAMFALDQGRYTVAAGATGLIRACRDASVRYALERRTFGKLIGEHQLVKEMLAEMEADYQICRLLWLRAGWMKNMGLRNTRETSLAKWIATVASERAASNAVQIYGAYGYSNDYPVERFYRNCKGAVIYEGTREIHKLIQADYLLGFRTDKPLRCTLPPWEPKK
- a CDS encoding MBL fold metallo-hydrolase: MSVHEDRGLILETQPVGPFWMNTYVIGCARTREAIIIDPGDEPEVILGFIARHQLVPRYILCTHGHVDHVGAVAEVKAATGAPVCLHPEDLFLYERMVEWGALFGMRVRPGPTPDHWLSDGEELRFGAHRIRALHTPGHTPGGMSFLLDDMLFSGDTLFAGSVGRTDLPGGSWPTLMRSIREKLLPLGDHVRVYSGHGPMTTLGRERRTNPFLQGESYD
- a CDS encoding heavy metal sensor histidine kinase, producing MRTSVWHALSLRTKLTIWYVSLMAAVLMASTLIAHWYLSRSLRHAVDASLSEQVQLIEARLRAIEGGQEFPEPRTERFTIAPAFVELITPEGEIADVAAASENERVPIRPETLERVRTSRDPVAEEAHTRDGRAMRVVTWRALDARGELEYFIRAGYVIEDIHRAEQKLLGTLLVTTALALIVASLGGMLLATRALRPVDRLIRAARTITAHKLKERVEVPPSRDELARLAETFNQMISRLDEAFERERRFTEDASHELRTPLAILRSELEIALRRERPAEEYRQTLQRCLDEVLRLSRLTDDLLWLSRSESGHLALNFTSLRLDGLCRDVVAQMRPIAEARHLNLTLQESEEPLPVRGDPHCLRRLLLNLLDNALKFTPSDGRVTLRMNRIETHARVEVEDTGCGIPAEDLPHIFERFYRRPFGERAGAGLGLAISRWIVEAHGGRIWAESELGRGSRFIVELPLAGAMSEEG
- a CDS encoding division/cell wall cluster transcriptional repressor MraZ, with the protein product MLRGNYTTRIDEKGRIKIPAAFRDIILEKYGSEFFVTSLDGDHVRLYPLPEWEKIEQRLAQLPEMDPVKEKFLRVTNFYGRQTTMDGQGRILIHPPLRAKAELNGEVAVLGYITYLQVWNLEKFEAQLGVFTKEDAAAIAKLGI
- the rsmH gene encoding 16S rRNA (cytosine(1402)-N(4))-methyltransferase RsmH, producing MPLPLRNWESEPDLGRAWHRPVLVREVVELLRPCLDGVIVDCTVGTGGHAEALLSASDRVRVIGIDWDEEALMWARERLRPYGDRFVPVHDDFKHLAEIMARHGLSMVEGILVDLGVSSLQLEMAERGFSFQQEGPLDMRMDRRRRVTAADLVNALGERELADLIFRYGEEPAARRIARAIVRARAHGPIRTTTELAEIVARAVGGRRTTRIHPATRTFQALRIAVNDELSGLEGFVDVAIERLVPGGRLVIISFHSLEDRVIKRRLHFHAGRCDCAVRRWGVQREDEPCPQCGAARRIVLLTRRAVRPSAAEVRENPRARSAKLRAGVRCPPSEGDPEGRASARAASSRARFACGKRV